CGCCCTGAAGTTGTCCAGACCGACGAAGGTGTGCTCGTCCGACAGCAGTGTCCACTCGTGCAGGCTCACCCAGGCGGTGTAGGCCAGGGGGAACAGCCCGAACGCGGAGAACAGCAGGAAGAACGGGGCCACGTAGGCGTACGGCGAGCCCTTGACGTCGAGTTGGTGGACCAGGTGGCGGCGGAGGCGGTGGCGAGATCGCACCGGCCCGTCCGGGGGGACCGCCGCCAGGCGATCCGGTGCGCGGGTGGCCATGGCAGCTCCTTTCGGCGATTCGTCAGGGGTGGGAGGCAGGCGGCCGACCGGTGCGAGACCAGTCGGCCGGGGGAAGGACGGACTACTTGATCCTGCCGACGTCCTTCAGCGCCTGCGTCCAGGCCTCCTCGGCGTTCTGCTTGCCCTGCTCCACCCGCTGGAGGCCGTTGTTGAACGCCAGCAGGACGTCGCCGGCCTTGGGACCCACGTGCTGCGGCTTGAGCGCCTTCGCGGCGCTGGTGAAGATCTTGCCGATCGGCGCGTTGCCGAAGTAGGGGTTGACGTAGTCGGCCACCGCCGGGTCGTCGTACAGGGCGGGCAGCGAGGGCAGCGCGCTGGCCTCCTTGAAGAGCATGATCTGGCTCTCCTTGTTGGTGAGCAGGTCGATCAGCTCGGCGGCCTCCTTGGGGTGCTTGCCCTGCTTGGGCAGCATCAGGTGGGTGCCGCCCTGGTTGCCGCCGCCACCGGGCACCGCGGCGATGTCCCAGGCGCCCTCACCGGGCTTCTGGTCCTTGATCGTGCCGGTCTTCCAGGCCGGGCAGACCATGGTGGCGAAGGTGCCCTTGGCGATCCCGGTGTTCCACGGCGGGGTGAAAGCGGCGAGTTTGGCCGACAGGCCCTCGTCAACGATCTTCACGGACATGTCGTAGGCCTTGCGCACCTCCGGGTTGGTGCCGGCCACGATCTTGTACTGGTCGTCGTAGAACCCGACGGGGGCCTGCTCGACCATGGCGCGGAAGTGCTCACCGGGGCCGTCGGTGAACTTGGCGCCCGCCACCTTGGCCGCGACGAACTTCTTGCCCGTCTCGATGTAGGCGTCCCAGGTCGGCCAGAGCGCCGACACCTCGTCGCGGTCGGCGGGCAGGCCGGCCTTCTTGAACAGGTCGGGGCGGTAGCACATGGCCAGGCCGCCGACGTCGGTGCCCAGTCCCATCAGCGAGGAGCCGTCGTTGGAGACGCCCAACTGCCACTTCCAGTCGAGATACTCGCTCTTGCGCCGCTCCAGGCCGTAGTCCTTGAGGTTGTAGAACTTGTCGGGCACGGGCGTGAAGGCGCCGATGTAGCCGCCCTCGACGGCGACGACGTCGGCGGCGCCCGCACCGGTGGTCAGCTGCGTGATGAGGTTGGTGTGGTGGTCGTTGAACTGCGAGCGGCGCTCCACGATCTCCACGTTGGGGTGGGTCTTCTTGAACGCCTCATACAACGGCGCGTAGTGGAAGTCACTGAACAGCGCGACGGTCAGCTTGATCTTCTCTCCCGGCTGGGAGGCCGACGCACTGCTTCCGGCGGTGCCACCGCCGTCGCCACCACAGGCGGCGAGGCTCACGGCCAGCGCCGACACGGCGACCATCGGGGCGAGGAACCGGTGACGTAGCTTGCGCATGGAACCCTCCTAGGGTCCTCATAAGTGATCATGGAGAGAGCGCTCCCTGAGCAGATTGATGGCAGCGGAGTTACGTGTCAACGACCTCTCCGATAACGATCGCTGTTACCTGCCGGCCCCCTCATGGAGAGCGCTCTCCCGTTTTTCTTTGCGTTTTCGCAGGTCAAATGAGTGGAGGAAGCCTATTTGCAAGATCAAGGGAACGCTCCCAGTAGAAAAAGTCAGATGAACATCGCGTGGCGGCCATATTTCGTAGCGTCGGAAACAGCCCGTGACGGACCGGCCGCCGCCGTCGACCTCCCTTGCAGGGAGCGCTCCCCAGGTTCCCCGCCGACTGGCGGAGCGACGGCCGGCCATCCGCGGCCTCGGCCGGCCCGGTCCGGCCCGCAGGACCCTTCACGGACACCTGTCCGATCCACCGCACCACCCCGGGGACGACGGCCGCCTGCCGGCGGGGAGCCACCTCCGGGAGTCATATGGCCTGCCCCCCTTCCTGGGCCGCCTCGAAAGCGCGACGCAGGAGCCGCCGTGTCCCTCTGTCCCTCATCCGGCCGCCGGACCCCGTAGAGTCGTGCGGCCGGTCGGAAAGCAACCGGCGCGTATCCAATCAAGGAGAACCACGTGGCACTGGAGAAGCCGGAGATCGACTTTCCGGAGGGCGACGCCCCCGCGGAGCTGCAGATCGTCGACATCGTCGAGGGAGACGGCCCTGAGGCCAAGCCCGGGCACAGGGTCAGCGTGCACTACGTCGGCGTCGCCTTCTCCACCGGCGAAGAGTTCGACGCGTCGTGGAACCGCGGTGACGCCTTCGACTTCCAGCTGGGTGGCGGCCAGGTCATCGCGGGCTGGGACCAGGGCGTCGCGGGCATGAAGGTCGGCGGCCGTCGCCGCCTCACCATCCCGCCCCACCTCGGCTACGGCAACCGCGGCGCGGGCGCCCGCATCAAGCCGGGCGAGACGCTCATCTTCGTCGTGGACCTGCTCGGCGTCAGCTGACGTTCCGCCGATGGGCCGTCCCTCCGGGGAGGGACGGCCCATGTCCCCCGGGGATCACTCCGAAAAGCGGGATCCGCACTCCCTGAATGTCACCCCCAGCTCTTAGGCTGGGCCTTGTGTTGTTGATCGATCTTGCGCGCACCTCCGCCGCCGTTGCCGCGGGCTCCGCCCGGCTGGCCAAGGTCGGCCATCTCGCGGAGTTGCTCGGCCGGGTCACGCCGGACGAGGCGGAGATCGCCATCGCCTACCTCTCCGGCGAGCTGCCGCAGCGCCATATCGGCGTGGGTTGGGCCGGCCTGCAGGACCCGCCGGACCCGCGCCTGGCCGCGACCGCCACCCTGCGCCAGGTCAACGACCTCCTCGACCGTGTCAAGGCTCAGGCGGGCCCGGGCTCCCAGGCTGCGCGCAAGGCTCTGATCGCCGAGCTGTTCGGAGCGCTCACCCGCCAGGAACAGACCTTCCTGTTCCGGCTGCTCCGCAACGAGCTGCGGCAGGGCGCGCTGGACGGCGTGATGATCGAGGCCATCGCGAAGGCGGCCGCGGTGCCGGCGACCGAGGTCCGCCGGGCGCTGACCCTCCGTGGCTGGCTACCCGCCGTCGGCGCCGCCGCACTGAGCGGCGGTGTCGAGGCGTTGCGCGCCTTCCACCTGGAGGTCGGCCGCCCGGTGTCGCCGATGCTCGCGCAGAGCGCCACCTCCGTCGCCGCCGCCCTGGGCAAGCTCGGCGGCTCGGCGGCTATCGAGTGGAAGCTTGACGGCGTGCGGGTCCAGGCGCACCGCTCCGGCGACACGGTGAGCGTTTTCACCCGGACCCTCGACGACATCACCGCCCAGGTGCCCGAGCTGGTCGAGGCGGTCCGTGCGCTGCCCTCCGACGACCTCGTCCTGGACGGCGAGGTCATCGCGCTGCGTCCCGACGGTCGACCCAAGCCCTTCCAGGTCACCTCCGGCCGGGTGTCCAGCCGCATCGACGTGACCCGGGTGCGCGAGAAGACCCCGCTCCGCGTGTTCTTCTTCGACGCCCTCCGGGTGGACGGCGCCGACCTCCTGGAGCTGCCGGGCGAGAGGCGTCACGCAGCGCTGGCCGCGGCCGTGCCCCCGGAGCTGGTGACGCCCCGTCTGGTCACCGACGACGTCGCGCGCGGGGAGGCGTTCTTCAAGGACGTCGTCAGGAGCGGCCACGAGGGCGTGGTGGTCAAGTCGCTGCACACGCCCTACGCCGCCGGACGGCGTGGCGCCGGCTGGATCAAGGTGAAGCCCCGGCACACTCTCGACCTGGTCGTCCTCGCCGTCGAGTGGGGAAGCGGCCGGCGCGAAGGCAAGCTCTCCAACCTGCATCTGGGCGCCCGCGATCCGCAGACCGGCGGGTTCGTCATGCTCGGCAAGACCTTCAAAGGTCTGACCGACGAGCTGCTCGCCTGGCAGACCGAGCGCTTCCTGGGGCTTGCCGAGGGGCCTACCGACGGCTGGACGGTCGTCGTCCGGCCCGAGCTCGTCGTCGAGATCGCCTTCGACGGGGTCCAGCAGTCCAGCCGCTATCCCGGCGGGATGGCACTCCGCTTCGCCCGGGTGATCCGCTACCGCCCCGACAAGAACGCCGGAGAGGCCGACACCGTGGAGATGGTGCGCTCCCTCATGCTCTGACCGACTCAGCCGGCCACGCGCCGTGCCGGAGAGCGGGCGGAGGGCCCCTCAGGACGGGAGCGACGGGGCGGACGGCGCCACGGGCGCACCCGGCAGACCGGCGCCGACGGGCAACATCGACTCGCACGCCTTCACCGCCGCGCCGTACTCCCGGGAGAAGGCGTCGACGCGGTCGCCTTTGATGTCGAGGTTGATCAGCCCGTCCGAGGAGACCGTGACCTCGGGAAAGTCAGGCAGCCCGTGCGAGCGCATGCAGGCGGTCCCAAGCCGTTCGCCTTCGCCGAACTGGTCGCCCGGATCCGGGCGCCGGCCAGCTGCTGGCCGCCGGGGGCGCCGCGGTCTCCGCCGAACGGCTCCTGGAGCGGGGCTGGGACGAGTTCGCCGACCCGTTCACGCAGACCGTGAAGGTGACGATCAGCCGGTTGCGCCGCAAGCTCGGCACCCCTCCGCTTATCGAGACGGTCCCGCAGGCCGGTTACCGGATATGAGGCGGACGGTACGGCTGCGTCTGACCCTGCTCTACAGCGGCCTGTTCCTGGTGGCCGGGGTGCTGCTGGTCGCCCTCATCTACTTCCTGGTCGAACACTCGCCCTTCCCCGGACCGCCGGCCGCTCCCGCGTCACTCGGGGGGCTCGACCTGCCGGTCCCGGTGTCCCAGTTGGAGGAGCCGCGGGCCGAGAACCTGCGTCGGCTGCTGGTCAACTCCCTGATCGCGCTGGCGGTCATGGCGTTCGCGTCGATGCTGCTGGGCTGGCTCATGGCCGGGCGCGCACTGCGGCCGCTGGCCGACATGACAACCACCGTCCGGCGTATCACGGCCGACCGGCTCGACCGACGGCTGGCCGCGTCCGGGCCGGACGACGAGCTCAAGGAACTGGCTGACACCTTCGACGAGCTGCTGGATCGGCTGGAGGCCGCGTTCACCGCTGGAGGCCCGCCCCCTCCCGGAAGGCGGGCTTGAGGTGACCGTGGCCCTGGTGTTGTGAGTCGATCCCTGCCGCCCGCCATCCCGGTCGGAACCTGAGGACCGGACCAGCAAGCAAGTGGCACCGGTCTGTCCCTTCCGGCCCCGAACAGGCCGATCTTTATCTAAATTGATCCACTTTCTTGACGAAAGTGGCATAAATCACCATCATCCTATTAACTTGCCTTTACTGATGGTTTGTCGCATATGGTCAACCGCATCACGGCGAGGAACCCCCTGTACCCCGCCGTCGAGATCGGCCGTCGCGCGCCCCCATCTCCCCTGCGCACGGCCCTTCTCCGTCCTGTCCCCGACATTGGATCGTGGTTCCCTTGGGCCTGCACTCCTCCCCCTCCCCTGACTCCTCCCCCTCGCAGAAATCGCCGGCCAACAGGCAGCGCCTGGCCACACTGGCCGCCGGTGTCATGGCGGTGACGGTGGTCTCGGCCACCATCTGGGCGATCTCCGCCGGCGGCGACGCCGCTCAGACGACCGCCTCCGCCGGTCTGGCCGCTGCCCGCTCCCCCGAGACCGGCCCTCCCGTCTCCCCCTCCCCCCAGGAGGCGACAGCCGGGAGCACGACGGCCACCGCCGACCAGTTCACCACGCCACCGCCCGCTCCGGCCGTCACTCCCACTGCGGCATCGGGCAAGGGCCGCACCTCACCGGCGAAGGACGCGTCAGGCGAGGCAGGAGCCGCCACATCGAAGAGCACGCCGAAGACCAAGAAGCCCCGCGCGCCCAAGGTCACCACCAGGCCGAAGGTTCATGTGATCTCCACTGGCTCCTGCGGCGCCTCGTTCTACAACGAGGGGCAGATGACGGCCAGCGGCGAGCGTTTCAACCCTCGGGCGATGACCGCCGCGCACAAGACCCTCCCCCTGGGAAGCAGGGTCCGGGTGACCAACCCCGCCACCGGCGAGTCGGTGACGGTCCGGATCAACGACCGCGGGCCCTATGTGGGCGGGCGCTGCCTCGACCTGTCCAGGGCCGCCTTCTCCGCCATCGGCAGCACCGGCGCCGGTGTCATGCGGGTCAGATACGAGGTCCTCGGCACCTGACCGTGCCCCTTCCGTCCGCGCGGCGAGACGCGGCACCGGACCACCTGAACAGGGCTACTTCACCAGGCGCAGCGTAAGCGGGTAACGGAAACCTCCCTCGCCCAAGGCCGCCAGGCCACCGACCACGGACAGGATCACGCCTCCGATCCAGAGCACGGGCATCAGCACGACGCCCACGAAGGTGATCGCCAGCAGCACGGTGGCCCCAAGCAGGGTCAGCTGGAAGTTGAGCGCCTCCACCGCGTGCTTGCGGATGTAGGGCGAGGTCTTGCCCCCGGCGAGCAGCATGATCAGCGGACCGATCGCCAGCAGGCCGGTCAGCGGCAGCAGGTGCGCCGCCGCCGCGCCCAGGCGTTCTCCTGCCGTATCCGCCCGCATGTGGTGATGATGACCCGGCGCCCCCCAGCCCGTCACGGGCGGATAGGCCGCGGGGGCGACCGGGCGCGAGCCGTACAGCTCGTGCATGATCGGCATGAGGTCGCCATGGACGCGCGCCGTCATCGCGCGTTCCAGCCGGTCGTCGAACTCGAGCTTGTCGAACCGTCCCTCCGCATAGGCGGCCTTGACATGCTCGACCACCTGCTCGCGATCCTGGTTGCTCACCCTGAGGTCAACATGGTTAGGCCGGGCGCCGGGTGCCGGCATGCTCCCGCGCCACGGGCTTCCCGATGGTCTCACTGTGCCTGCCATGAACCGATGTCCCCTTCGTCGCCGCTCTGTCTTCCATGTTTGTCGACGACTTTCGTCCGGTCCATCCGGATGAACCCTTGGATGTCCCTTAGAGTCCACCCTGGCTGTCCACCATGAAACCTCCGGGAGATGTATATAAAGAGTCATGAGATGGCGGGATCGCTATGGGTTGAGACGTCTTCGCGGGCCGAAGATCGCCAAGTTCGACCGTGAGGCAACCGACGCTGATGTCGAGGCGCTCATCGCCTTCGCGAAGTCCCGTCGTGGTGTGGAGTTCTACGTCGAACCGGAGACCTTCGCGACCGACACCACCGCGATGGCCGTCGCCGATGACGGCGAGTGGACCAGGCGCAGGGTCGGTTCACCCGCGGTGATCCGCAAGGTGGCCCGTGACCTGTCCCTTCCCGTCTACGACGTGCAGCTGACCGGTTACCCACCCCGGGTGCGGGCCTATAACGAACGCCGCAGACGCGCCGAGGGCTGACCGCTCACCCAGCTGGAGCCTCCGGCTCCTCCAATAAGGCGATCATGGGGAACAGCCACCCCGTCCGGGGGCTGCCCATTTCCTGGTCCAGCTCCTCGGGGCTGGGCATCCTCTCTCTCAGCACGTGTGGCGGGAGCAGATGGTGGAGTGCGTGCATGAGCAGGTTCGCCATCGAGTATCCCGGGTCGACCTCGCATGCGCGGATGACGGCGATGCCGGCCAGCGCGGAGTCACCGTCACACCAGGCGGCCACGCCGAGAAGGGCCGCGGCCGGAGGCACGAATCTCGGCTCCAGCCGCCGGGTGAGATCCTGCCAGAGCCTGCGGTGGACGTCGCGGGTGTCCTCGGTGGCGAGGGCCCACGCCTCGTCACGGATCCGGATCACCGCCAGGTCCAGCCCCAGCCTGGCCACCTGCTCGTCGTCGAGCCGCTCACCGTGAGCGTATGCGGCGATCGCCGCGCGGACCCGGGCCACCCCGTCGGCGACGAACTCCGCGGCGAACCCTTCCAGGTCCGCGCATCCGGCGAGCCTGCCCCGCAGCTCCTCCGTGACGCGGGCCGTTGCCTGGCGCATGGCCAGCCGGGCGGTCCCGCCGACGGGGTCGAGCGAGCGCTGCAGGGTCTCCCGGTCGGGCAGGGCGACCAGCCCGTGCACGGTGGCCTCGGCGGCGATCACGTTGGCCTCCTGCTCGTATGGCGTGCCGTCGGCTGGGCAGCAGTCGGCCCGGGAACAGATGTAGGACCAGTAGCGGCCGTTCTCCACCCGGAGCGCGTCGACGATGGTGATGTCACCCCGGCGTAGCAGCGTGAGAGCCGCGTCCACGGCAGGGGTGACCAGCGGACCCGGACCGTAGCCGATGACGATGACCTGGCCGATCCGCTCTTTGCGGAGCAACGTGATGATCTGGCCGAGCCCCGGGGAGGGCAGTGGCAGGTCCCATCGGACGGTCAGGTGGAGCCGCCCCCGGGGCGGCCTTCCCTTCAGCCCGATCACGATCAGGCTGTCGGCGGGATGGAATCCCACGAGGTAGGGCACGGCGCCGAGGACGTCCTCGGTGGAGCCGAGGAGCAGGCGAGGTTGCGGGGTGGACAGGACGGGCAGAGCCGGGATGTCGGTTGTCATGGCCGAGAGCCTCGCCGGATTTCGATCAGGCCATCGCGCCGAACCTCGCTCTGTGGACGCCCGAGCCTCCCGACGGCGTCCCTGTGGAAAGCCGTCCTCTCTGTCGGCGTCTCCCTGTCAGGCGGTGGGCAGACCTTGGACGTACGGGGCCGTTCCTGGCCGCCCCTGCCGTGAAGGACGGGGTATGTGCCCTTCGAAAATACCGGTCAGGCGGAGACCAGGCGAGTTCTGACCATGATCGTCCCGCCTGCGACGGCGGCGGGCATCGCGACCACCGCGCCCAGCGGGACGAGGAAGACCAGGAAGAGAAGCCCGCCGAAGCCGAGGGCCGCGGCCTTGTTCCCCCGGAGGACGGCGAAACGGTTCTTGCGCGCCATACCCCGGCGCTCCATGGCCAGCGTGGTGAGCTCGACCGTGAGGAAGAAGCCCGAGACCAGGGCGCCCAGCACCGGCACCACCGTCTGCCCGATCACCGGCACGAAGCCGAGGAAGAACAGCGGGATGGTGAACAGCAGCACGTATCCGAGAGTGATCAGGCTGTCCCTGACGGATCTGGGGATCGACTTCCAGAGAGGGACCTCGTGTCCGCCCGGCACCTCGCCGTAGCTCTCCTCGACCTTCTCCGAGAGCTTTTCGTAGAAGGGGTCACCGACGATCAGGGTCACCGCGGTGAAGGTCACCACGGACAGCACCAGCCCGATGCCGACGATCAGCAGTCCGACCAGGGTCCGGAGGGTGTTCCGTGCCGCCTGGCCCCATCCGTCCGCGAATGGTGTCGCCCACTCGGCGAGACCTCCCGCGTTGGTGCCGAGGAAGTAGAGGGCGACCGCGTAGAGCACGGACACGATCAGGGCGGGGATCAGCCCGAACAGCCACCACCGGGGGGTGCGCGCGACCCAGCGCAGTCCCTGGAAGAAGAACGTTATGCCGTCCACGAAGGAGCGGAAATGACCCATGCCCGGAAGATTAGCGGGATCACCGGATCATCGCGCACGGTGCCGGAGGCCGCCGCTCGGTGCTCCGCCGTACCGGGAGGGGGAGGCCCGTCCGCGGGACGGCGGCGGGGTGGTCAGCTGTTCCGCCAGAGAGTCGGCACGGAGACGCCGAGGGCGGCGAAGAGACGGCGCAGGAGGGGAAGGGAGATGCCCAGGACGTTGCCGTGGTCGCCTTCGATGCCGTCGACGAACCAACCGCCCGCTCCGTCCAGGGTGAAGGCGCCCGCGACGTGGAGGGGCTCACCGGTGGCGACATAGGCGGCGATCTCCGCGTCGGTGGGAGAGCCGAAACGCACGACCGTGGCGCCCACCTCCGCCACCTCCCGTCCGCCGGCGACGTCGATCACGCAGTGGCCGGTGAGCAGGCGGCCCTCACGGCCGCGCATGCTCTCCCAGCGCGAGACGGCCTCCTCGACCGAGGAGGGCTTGCCGTAGGCCTGACCGTCGAGCTCCAGCACCGAGTCGCAGCCGATGACCAGGCCGTCGGTCAGGTCACGCGCCACCACCGCGGCTTTGGCGCGGGCCAGCGCGAGGCAGAGCTCGCTTGGGCCGGCCGCGATGACGGCCTCCTCGTCCACGCCGCTGACGACCACCTTGGGGTCGAGTCCGGCGCTGCGGAGCAGAGCGAGGCGGGCGGGCGAGGCGGAGGCGAGAATGATCTGGGTCACGTCCATCGAGCCTAGGCCCTGTCGGCGAGTGCGGAACCCCCTTGACGGCGGCAAGGACCACGCCCGCTGGGTGCCGCCAGGCGGATGAGGCGGTTCCGGCCCGGGGAGGAGCTACCTCAACCGGACCGAGGCGACCGCGGTGTTGATGTCACGCCAGTATGCGCGCTGGGCGTCGGGGATCGTCACGAAGACCATGGCAGGTCTGGCGGCACCGGGGACCTCCGTCACGACGACGGCGGCCATGGAGAAGCGCGCCTTGGCCTTGATCTTGTATTTCACCCGGTAGGCGAGCAGCCATCCGTCCTCGACCGGTTGGGAGGCGGTCCACGCGATCGTGCTGCCCTTGGGATGGTGGTTGAGCGTCCAGCGGGCGGCCAGCAGCGCGGTCTCCTCCGGAGTGTCCTGCACCTTGATGGGCACGGGGCAGCTCACGAACATCGCCCGGGTGACCCCGCCCTTCACCTTCGGCAGCACCTGCTTGGTGGAGAACGGCGGGGCACCGTAGGTCTTCCACGGTCTGGCGAGCCGGGCCAGCGAGACACCCGATTTGGCGTCCTGCAGCCGGAGTTTGGCCTTGTGCTCCTTGCCGGGCAGCCGCGCCAGCCGCTTGCCGCGTGGCATTCCGGGAACGCGCGGGTCCGACAGGGCCGCGACCACGGCCGCGCTCCGCCCCGGCGCACGGGCCGCGCTCACGGTCGGCGAGGGCGACGGGGAGAGAGACGGGGACGCCGACCCCGAGGGGGAAGGCCCCGGGGAACCGACACCGGGCGAGGGTGTCGCGGCAGATGGCGCGGCGATCGGCCCCGACGCCTCCTCGCCCGGTTGATCTGAGGAGCCGGAATACATGAGCCCGGCAACGGCCGCGACGGCGGCCACGACCACCGCGGTGACCACGGCCAGAATCCGGTAGATCACGCGCATCGGCAGGTCGCCGATGCGCGACCTCTTGACCGGTGATCCCGACAGGTTGAGCGACGGCTTCGGCGGGCCTTCGGCGACCACCTTCGGCAACTCGGACGTGTCCGCCTCGGCGGTCACGTACGTCGGCACAGAACCCGTCCCCCGGGTCCCCGGAGTCCCACCCAACCCATCGAGCACGATCGGGAGCGTACGACAAATCCGGTTTTCCCGTGCGCGATCCCCATCACACTTCGAGAACGAGTGCCTTCCCCCATGGGGCGGAACTCCTGCCTGCGATGACACCGCCGCGCTCCGGCCGTGTCCTCCGGGATCCGCCCCGGAGAACACGGCCGGGCAGCCTCTCCGAGACCCGCTCACCCCCCGCCGGGGAAGTGATCGCCGGCACCGTCACTATGACCTGAGCGGCCCGTGGCCCGCGGTCCGGAAACCGCCGTGCCGCAGCCACGGCGCGTCCGCGACGACCGTGCACGATCCGGGCTCGATCTCGGTGAACCCCGCGTCGCGGACCACCGGCAGACCCGAGCCGACCAGCGCGGCCCATCCGGCGGGACCGGCGGTCCGTACGGCGGCCGCCCGCCCCCGGTCACGCCACGCCTGCCGGGCCTGCTCGTCACTCCCCCACCAGGCGAGCTGGGCCGCGTGCCCGGCCTGCGCCATGGCCTTGCCCGCCGACATCGCAAGCTCCGGATTGATCCAGAGCACCACCTCTCCCGGTGGCCCCGGCGGGGTCGAGTCGGCCAGGTCCGTGCCGGATACCTGGAGCCTGGACAGGTCCCTGGGCCAGTCGTCGAGCGGCACCGGCGGGTGGACCCGGACCTCGGCGGTGCCGGAGGCGACCGTGATGCCGGGCAGGTCGAGCACCCGGCGCCACTCGGCGCCGCGCGCCCGCCGGACGACCTTCCTGATCCCGATGCTCTCCCAGGACCGGACCGGCTCGGCCCATTCGCCGTCACCGAGGGTCCGGGGGTCGTCGAGCAGCGTCAGCACCGCGAGCGCGGCCGCCTCCAGGGCGTCGGTGCGCTCCGGTGGGGCCGCCCGCTCGATCCTGACCACCATGGGGAGCACCTTCTGTCCGGTCATGCAGCACCTGCCCGCCGAGTGTCCCCGGACCCGCCGACCGGCTCGATTCGCTCGTTCACGTCTTCAAGGATGCCCTCTTCGCGATGGCGACCGACATGAGGGCGGCGATCAGGCAGAGGAATCCTGCGACGTACCAGGCGAGGTCGTAGGCGCCGAAGTGGTCACGGGTGAGACCCGCCCCCACCGCGGCGACGGCCGCGCCGATCTGGTGGGAGGCGAAGACCCAGCCGAACACCACCGCGCCCTCGGCGCCGTAGATCTGCCGGCACAGAGCCACGGTGGGGGGAACGGTGGCCACCCAGTCGAGCCCGTAGAAGATGATGAAGACGAGCATGCTGGGCTCGGTGGTCGCTCCGAACAGGCTGGGCAGGAGCATCAGCGACAGCCCGCGCAGCCCGTAGTAGGCGCCGAGCAGGATCCGCGAGTCGACCTTGTCGCTCAGCCAGCCGGACGCGATGGTCCCGACGACGTCGAAGATCCCGACCAGTGCGAGGAGCCCCGCGGCGGTCGGTTCGGCCATTCCGTGGTCGTGGGCCGCGGGGATGAAGTGGGTGCCGACCAGACCGTTGGTGCTCATACCGCAGATCGCGAATCCGCCCACGAGCAACCAGAAGGGACGGGTCCGTGCGGCGCTCCACAGCACGGTGAGCGCGTGCGCGGCGGCCCCACCGGCCCGGATGGGCGGGAGAGTCGTGGCCGCGTCCGGATCGGCGCCCAGGGCGGTGGTGCCCACCTCCTCCGGGCGGTCGCGCAACAGGAACCAGACGAGGGGGACCACGGCGAGCGCGGCGGCGGTGACCGTGACGGCCGCCGAGCGCCACCCCTGGGCGACGGCCAGGTGGGCGAGGACGGGCAGGAAGACGAGCTGCCCGGTGGCGCCGCCCGCGGTGAGGACTCCGGTGACGAGACCACGGTGGCGGACGAACCAGCGCTCGGTGAGCGTGGCGGCGAAGACCAGGGCCATCGACCCGGTCCCGAGACCGACCAGCACGCCCCAGCACAGGAGGAGCTGCCAGGGCGCGTTCATCAGGATGGTGAGCCCGCTGCCCGCCGCGACGAGCAGCAGCGCGCAGGAGACCACCCGGCGCATGCCGAAGCGGTTCATGAGGGCGGCGGCGAACGGAGCGGTCAGGCCGTAAAGCATGAGGTTGACCGAGACCGCCAGCGAGATCGTGCCGCGGGACCAGCCGAACTCCTCCTGGAGCGGGGTGATCAGCACGCCAGGCGTGGCCCGGAACCCCGCCGCGCCCAGGATGGCCACGAACGCGACTCCCGCCACGATCCAGGCGCGGTGCAGCCCACGCGTACGCGTCTGAAGAGTCGTTGTCATGACGCCAATCATGGAGTCCGGCCTTACGGGCTCACGAGTGGCCCGGATGCCAATATTCGCAAATATCGGGCCATGTGGTGATCATGCTGATCTGCGGGCCGGCATGCGCGGGAGAGCCCCCTCCACGCACTCCTCAGCCACGCCGGGTGGGCGGACGGCCGGATCGGCCCGAGTGGCCATGGGCGGAACACCGTTGGACACAAAAGCTCCGCACGCGAGATGCTTTGGCAATCCGATATAGGGCGGAAGTCGTTTTACGGAAAAGGAATTCCTGGACAGCACTCTCCGGCAGACTCCGCGACATGGCCGGCGCCGCCTCCGGGGGCTCGCCGACCCGAAGGCCTCC
Above is a genomic segment from Streptosporangium album containing:
- a CDS encoding ABC transporter substrate-binding protein, producing the protein MRKLRHRFLAPMVAVSALAVSLAACGGDGGGTAGSSASASQPGEKIKLTVALFSDFHYAPLYEAFKKTHPNVEIVERRSQFNDHHTNLITQLTTGAGAADVVAVEGGYIGAFTPVPDKFYNLKDYGLERRKSEYLDWKWQLGVSNDGSSLMGLGTDVGGLAMCYRPDLFKKAGLPADRDEVSALWPTWDAYIETGKKFVAAKVAGAKFTDGPGEHFRAMVEQAPVGFYDDQYKIVAGTNPEVRKAYDMSVKIVDEGLSAKLAAFTPPWNTGIAKGTFATMVCPAWKTGTIKDQKPGEGAWDIAAVPGGGGNQGGTHLMLPKQGKHPKEAAELIDLLTNKESQIMLFKEASALPSLPALYDDPAVADYVNPYFGNAPIGKIFTSAAKALKPQHVGPKAGDVLLAFNNGLQRVEQGKQNAEEAWTQALKDVGRIK
- a CDS encoding FKBP-type peptidyl-prolyl cis-trans isomerase, which produces MALEKPEIDFPEGDAPAELQIVDIVEGDGPEAKPGHRVSVHYVGVAFSTGEEFDASWNRGDAFDFQLGGGQVIAGWDQGVAGMKVGGRRRLTIPPHLGYGNRGAGARIKPGETLIFVVDLLGVS
- a CDS encoding ATP-dependent DNA ligase, with translation MLLIDLARTSAAVAAGSARLAKVGHLAELLGRVTPDEAEIAIAYLSGELPQRHIGVGWAGLQDPPDPRLAATATLRQVNDLLDRVKAQAGPGSQAARKALIAELFGALTRQEQTFLFRLLRNELRQGALDGVMIEAIAKAAAVPATEVRRALTLRGWLPAVGAAALSGGVEALRAFHLEVGRPVSPMLAQSATSVAAALGKLGGSAAIEWKLDGVRVQAHRSGDTVSVFTRTLDDITAQVPELVEAVRALPSDDLVLDGEVIALRPDGRPKPFQVTSGRVSSRIDVTRVREKTPLRVFFFDALRVDGADLLELPGERRHAALAAAVPPELVTPRLVTDDVARGEAFFKDVVRSGHEGVVVKSLHTPYAAGRRGAGWIKVKPRHTLDLVVLAVEWGSGRREGKLSNLHLGARDPQTGGFVMLGKTFKGLTDELLAWQTERFLGLAEGPTDGWTVVVRPELVVEIAFDGVQQSSRYPGGMALRFARVIRYRPDKNAGEADTVEMVRSLML
- a CDS encoding HAMP domain-containing protein produces the protein MRRTVRLRLTLLYSGLFLVAGVLLVALIYFLVEHSPFPGPPAAPASLGGLDLPVPVSQLEEPRAENLRRLLVNSLIALAVMAFASMLLGWLMAGRALRPLADMTTTVRRITADRLDRRLAASGPDDELKELADTFDELLDRLEAAFTAGGPPPPGRRA
- a CDS encoding septal ring lytic transglycosylase RlpA family protein, whose amino-acid sequence is MVPLGLHSSPSPDSSPSQKSPANRQRLATLAAGVMAVTVVSATIWAISAGGDAAQTTASAGLAAARSPETGPPVSPSPQEATAGSTTATADQFTTPPPAPAVTPTAASGKGRTSPAKDASGEAGAATSKSTPKTKKPRAPKVTTRPKVHVISTGSCGASFYNEGQMTASGERFNPRAMTAAHKTLPLGSRVRVTNPATGESVTVRINDRGPYVGGRCLDLSRAAFSAIGSTGAGVMRVRYEVLGT
- a CDS encoding DUF1707 and DUF4870 domain-containing protein — protein: MSNQDREQVVEHVKAAYAEGRFDKLEFDDRLERAMTARVHGDLMPIMHELYGSRPVAPAAYPPVTGWGAPGHHHHMRADTAGERLGAAAAHLLPLTGLLAIGPLIMLLAGGKTSPYIRKHAVEALNFQLTLLGATVLLAITFVGVVLMPVLWIGGVILSVVGGLAALGEGGFRYPLTLRLVK